One window of the Chanodichthys erythropterus isolate Z2021 chromosome 2, ASM2448905v1, whole genome shotgun sequence genome contains the following:
- the lin28aa gene encoding protein lin-28 homolog A, with protein sequence MAEGGCTKTEEEEGQAPEEDPQSYHGVGVCKWFNVRMGFGFLSMTTRDGVPLETPVDVFVHQSKLHMEGFRSLKEGEAVEFTFKKSSKGLESLRVTGPAGAHCVGSDRRPKAKSVQKRRAKGDRCYNCGGLDHHAKECKLPPQPKRCHFCQSVAHMIANCPAKAQQSSQGSQGSSAGLAGEKAEHSHSPPPTD encoded by the exons ATGGCAGAGG GAGGGTGTACGAAaacagaggaggaggaggggcaGGCCCCCGAGGAAGACCCTCAGTCGTACCATGGCGTGGGCGTGTGCAAGTGGTTCAACGTTCGGATGGGTTTTGGATTCCTGTCCATGACCACACGAGATGGTGTGCCTTTAGAAACCCCAGTCGACGTGTTTGTCCATCAG AGTAAACTGCACATGGAGGGTTTCCGCAGTCTGAAGGAGGGCGAGGCTGTTGAATTCACGTTCAAGAAGTCCTCCAAGGGTCTGGAGTCTCTGCGGGTGACGGGTCCTGCAGGAGCTCACTGTGTGGGCAGTGACAGGAGACCCAAAGCCAAGAGCGTCCAGAAACGCCGGGCCAAAGGAGACAG GTGTTACAATTGTGGTGGTCTGGACCATCATGCCAAAGAATGCAAGCTGCCTCCCCAACCCAAAAGATGCCATTTCTGCCAAAGCGTGGCGCACATGATTGCCAACTGCCCCGCCAAAGCCCAGCAGTCGTCGCAGGGCTCTCAGGGATCGTCTGCGGGTCTCGCGGGGGAGAAAGCGGAGCACAGTCACTCCCCTCCACCCACCGACTGA